Within Cucumis melo cultivar AY chromosome 4, USDA_Cmelo_AY_1.0, whole genome shotgun sequence, the genomic segment ACCAATTCAAAGTAGCATGCCTACCTcgttttaataatttaaaatcccaaataataatattttgcatctttttaaaagaatagtTGACTTTAAATCTCAACTTTTGATGTCTAGGGATTGGGATTTCATCTTATAACAAAATAATTCAAGAGAAATAGAGAGAAGTAAAAATGTTGCCTATGATGTTGAAACCCATCAAAGCTATTTCACTATTAGTGATACGATTGTTCGTCCATAAAGATTTTCATGAACTTGCTCGAAGGATGACTGTTTTGGATATCTATCTGTTCTTGGTAACTATTTtcgtttttaattaattttctatgGCGCATTTCAAGTTTTATTGCACCTTTTTTTAACCATCAACGATATAACTTATACAAAGTCGGAAAAACTACTTCAATCGAAGTTCAGAGCAATCCTAAGGATTGCCTGTACCGAACTCCTGATGAAAAGTATACAGATCCATTCGATGATGACCTTCTTTGATAGAAATGTCCATCCTGTTGACCAATATGAAACGGTATTATTATTTACATCATATGTTTTTGCTTGTCAGTGTGATCATTactttttatttcaaaaaattattaagtCCCAAGACTTAAAATGATTTGTTTGATAAAATTTTTGTAGTTGTTGAAACTTGAACCTTTGGTTGTTGCTACAAAACTTCTGGCAAGCAACTCAACGTGATTGCAGCTTCTTAGATTCAATTCGTGGTTCATAACTGAATGGATCATTTGGAAGATACTAAACAGGTATGGTCTtatattgtttttatatattctctttgtttaatttaattataatataaatccAAATCCTAATTAGATGAGTTTGGTGCGTTATTCaaaaaaacataagaaaattttgaagaccaagaagaaaatagatatattattgtattttttatacatttaaatattttagttgcATCACATGAATTTGTATGTACAAATCTAGATCATTAGTCCCTTTAGATCCACAATGTTATATAGAACTTTGACATTTTAAATTCGAAAACTAAGTAATTTAAGATATAAATTAATTCCATATTTTAAAAAGGTTATGTCATCTCTTAAAATTTATCTTTCTAAATATTTAAGAAGTGTGAAAATTTATGTGGCACGTGTATCTATAACATATGAAGTTAATAAGTCAAACTTAATTATATTTAGTGCGTGGAGTTTTTATTATATCTCTGACTTAAACTCAAAGTTCATATCAAACTCATCATCGACCAAAACATGCTGCAAAACAAGCAAACTTAAACATGTAACTCAAAGGGTTAAAAGGCATTATACTCGTAACTTAAAAGTTTGAAAGTGCCCCTCTTGATGTTGTTGATTCAAAATAACTAAAATCAATTTCTCAAAGTCAAAACATtttataacaaattttttttttttttttcctttttgtatgTCCCAAGTAgatatatttttctttcatatGAACCCAAATGTTTTGGCATTTCacatattttcttaaaattatatGATTAATTCAAACATCCTTTCTTAAACAAGCAAATATCTATGAGTAAAAAAGGTAAGAATTGAGTCAATTTGAACATAACTATTCAATTGGTTAAGTATGTATATCTTCAAATCAACCGGTCAAAAATTTAAATCTATCTATTCTCTAAAATTGTGTTGAACTAAAGATGtagataaattaaatataattattatttattgttgAAAGTACGGGTTGAATTGATGACTCCACCTGAAGTTGCAAAAGATTGTTCTTTGAAATCATTCAAATTCTTGAAGACAAAAGAGGAATCCACCGAACCTTTTTGATAATAGAAGTGGATCTATTGACATTAGAACATCTTGGTGGTAAGAATCTATTTTTTTTACCCAAAAGTTGAATTACAAATTTAGTTCTTTCCGCCCTTCTCATATTCTTAAATCTATGAACCTTTTAAGGATGGAAGTGTTTTGTATGGAAGCAATgaagaaaagttgaagaaggtaAGAACTTATAAAGATGGGAAACTAAGGATGGAGGACGACAACCTTCTTCCTCATGACAAAGATGGTATTACCATCTCCGGCGATGTTAGAAATAGTTGGGCCGGTGTCTCTACTTTGCAAGCCATTTTTATTAAAGAACATAATGCCGTTTGTGATGCTCTAAAGGTTTGTATCTCTTACTAAGTGCatgttatatattattttttttttattttttttaacgttttccaaagaaaaatacaaaaagatATATAGGTGGGTTTGTTTGAtaattactttcttttttcttattatttatttattgtgattattaaaattaatatagaATCTATTTTATGGTTTTTCACCGATCCTATTCGTTTGGAAGTAAAAGTTTTTTGGATTAAGGATAAAGttgaaatttgagaaaaattgCAAATTGGTAGCACATCGGAAAAACTAAatataatgttagaaaaaaaaatgcgaTCTCAACAATAAATCGGTAGAATATCCACAATTTTCTTGAGTTGGATATGATAATTTCATCAAACAACATATCattaaattttgagaaaaacatAATCTTACCTCCCTCATCTCTATCAATCGTATACTTGACTATATGAATATTTCGACTATATATATCCTAACATTATCATAAGGAGATTCCTtctttatgtatatattttaaagaatgaaagagatatttattaaaattaaatgcaaaaagaatatgaaaataTGGGGATGAAGAATTGTATAGATGAGCATGACTTGTTACTTCTGCCGTAATTGCTAAAGTTCATACCATGGATTCGACAACCATATGGGTATTTACAAGTTTACCCTCAAAGTTCTATAAATGTTACAATTGATCATTACCgttgtttttttaattctaaaaaGGTATGGATTATTGGGAAAGAAATTCAAAGACAAATTTGGAGAAGTTGGAGGATCTATATTGGAAGGCCTAATTAGTTGGTTTGAAAAAACCAAATAATCACGGTGTTACCTATTCCTTTACTGAATAATTCACCGGCGTGTATCGTGCACCAACTCCTACTTGATTCTTTCTACTTGAGAGATGTCACAGTTGATCCCGATCACAACAAAATCTCCACCATTATTGAATAGTATACCTcctttttctctctcactcTTTATAGTTAACTTAACTATATTGTGGTTATTTCAACCAAGTTAATGGATATTGGTTTTGTTGTATGAATAGCGTGCCAATGGCGAATATGATAGGGCACAAAGGAGAAGATGGGCTTCACGGCCCTATTAGTTTCAATGGGCCACCAAGCAAGTGGAGCTCTTGAGCTAGCTGTTTAACTATCCATTGTGGCTTAGGAATCTCATAGCCCACGACATGGAAAACAAGGATAGGCCCGATCACATTGACCTTGCAGCTCTTGAAGGTGTTGACCCAATCACAGCCCTTTATTTCTCTTCTCATCTAATCTGCACCCTTTGTTTCTTTACGATTACATTATGTTAAACaataattttctatttttccaTCTTGCAGTTTATAGGGACAGAGAAAGGAGAGTTGTTAGGTACAATGACTTCCATAGGGGATTGTTTCTCATTCCAATCTCCAAGTGGGAAGATCTAACTGACAGTAAAAGACGATTGAAGTACTTCGTGAAGTGTATGATGATGATATGGAGAAACTTGGTATTCTGGTGGGGTTGATGGcagagaagaaaatcaaaggTTTTGCTATTAATGAGACTgctttcatctctttcttgCTTATTGCTTTAAGGTAAACTGAACCAAACTTTAATCCTTGTAacattctttttaatttaatctaagtTTATAAATACTATTTTCAACGTAcaaattatctattttttaagagtatttttaaaatccaaacaaaaaaaaataagtaaataagtTCAATGTTTCAATATaactatttttgtttatttagtaATTATTTACCGtaatattgaaaaagaaaataatccgTGTATTTCATTGActataagaaataaaaatctTAACAATACAGGAAGATAGAAGCAGAGATAGCTTCTTCACATGCTATTACAATGAAGAAACATGCACCAAGAAGGGATTGGAATGGGTAAAAACAACGAAAGATATTATAAAGAGGCATCATCAAAAAATGGATCAACTTGTCGAGTGCTTTCCGTGTTTGGGATTCTCCTCCCAACAAGTCTAACCATGTTCCTCTTTACCTTCGTATTCTTCATCGagtactctttttcttttttcaaccATATGCATGGTCGTGTTATTGTcgtgttttcttttatttttctttcatgtTCTTAGCGTGATATTTTGACTTTGATGATTTTCACAACTTTAACTCACTATAACTTGTTTGTGTATAAGACAAACTATTGAACATCTAGTCCGTTAGaggttttattttctatttcttcCCAACTCAATTGGATGAGAAAACTATATAGCTTAATTAGTGTTACGATTAAACTGACTATTTTGTTGGTgatatattatatttgaaaatcaattaataatatttgtatACTTTCTGAGCTACATATTTGCAATCACATCCCCAAAATTCATATATCACAAAATTGGGAAACAAATTATTAGAATAATTAGGCCAAGAAATGATTGTGTATTAGAAATATGTCTTCTGTGTGTTAAGAATCCATAGCAGCCTCCTTTGTGATAAGAGCCATCAAAAGATCATTCCAAGCATCAATGGGGCCTGGCAAGCACCAATGTACACAGTCATTGTACCCTTTCATCCATTTGTTTCCCCAAAACTCCCCCGGGTGCCCGTCCGCTCTCATCATCATCGCCATCGTCACATCGATCACCTCGAATCTCCTCCTCGCCTCCGCTTCTTGTTTTGCCTTTTCAATCTCTTCTATTTGAACCTCCCTCATCTTCCAATCAAAACTCTCTAAATTGATGTCTTTTGCACTCGAGGGTCGCGTTCTATTACAATACCCACCCGTGTTCCAAACCCCATTCTCGAAATGAGCGGGTGAGAATGTCCTTACAAATGTCACCAACTTACCACAGCTTTTGCAATTGTTGATGTACTTCAAAGCCGCTCGAAAAGCCATTTTCAAGGCGAAGTCAGGATCATAATTTGTGATGTTTGGATCGCTGCAATAGATGCATTTCCCAATTTTGGTATCTTCTTCGTGCAAGTACAACACTCGGAAAAACCAATGGCCATTGGAGATTATGGCGTAATCAATGTCAGGTAGGTGACGTGTCCAGCCATCGTCGAGCTTGTCGAATTGTAGGTCAAAAACGCCGGTTCCCGTTCCATTCAGAACTCTCTCCTCTCCAGCCACAAGGAATTTTGTCCAAAGCATCATAAGAGTTACCTCACTTTTTGGAAAATACCATCTTCTAAACCTATCTTCTGAATCTTTGTATACATCTTCTGGAGTTTCTACCTACAAAACGAAAACAAATCATCATAATAACGAATTAACATTTTCATTATATCATATAAAAATTAAAGTCCACGtaacatttaaaataaacaacaaGATATCAATAACgtgaatataatataaacaaTAGACACTTTGTTCcgtttcaaaaatataatacatatatatttattccTTAATTTATACTATGATtcttaatatattttatttgtataatttttgaaaacatttaACAACAAAAATTTTCAAGCATTGACAATGAAATTTTAATCTTAGTAATtcaataatagaaaagaattaaaagttagtGGGAGACAAAAATGTAACGCAACAATCATGAAAATACTTTTTgtcttctatttttgttttttataatttggaataattatttcttaatcACTTGGGGATTAAACCCAATTATTGCCTTACACATTTCTCTCTTTTTGACTACTTCAAATCAAAAGAGTTACCCTTTTTTTTATTACTAatttaactatttaataaagttttagaaaacaaaacttattaattgtaaatagttttgttggcattaaaggccaaaatacCCAGCAGTCAATTCCCTTCAATTAAGGAAACCCTtctaaaaactttttttttatttatttttatacaatttcttcttcttctttttttatcattttattgactctaattttatttttcccaTAAATAAACACATTTTACCAATATTTTTTAGGAATTTAATAATTAGAAACTTGTGAAATTTAATACTATAATTATTTCTCAACcttttttggaaaaagaaaattaatgctACAATATTACATGTAacaactttctttttatttgaattGGCAGCCAgctaattaaaaataaaaagagatgTTTTCGACAAAAAAAATCGTACTATTTACATTAATAGcaggaaaaaaaaactcttataAGTGTATCTCTGTTAACCTCTATCGATAATAtacttttattaataatttttattactAATAGACATCGGTAAACTTCTATCAGTTCTCATGATTAACATATGGTAACAAATTTCTATGATTAGTGTTTATCTAAACAATAAAGAAGGTATAATTTTGATACAACTTGTTATCTACTTTTCAATATCTAAAAAGTCTCCTAAAGAAAACCCTTCAAACTTTTGGTTCTGTTCTTTTTTCAAGGGCATTGAATTGTAAATGAATTAAGAAGACTTGGCAATGTGAGATAAAGGGTACAAACAAACTACAAGTTCAAACAAAATGGAATGGCAAAagaaaaccaacaaaaaaaatttatcattagTGTACAATTTTGTAATAATTATATGGAATTTTTTCGAATAAAACAATGAATCATATTAAATTTGaggaacaagaaaaaaaaaatcaaatatatatatgtgtgtgtgtgtgtgtgttgtgTTGGCTTTTGATAGAAAAAGAATAAagcctcttttttttttttctttttggaagtTAGTAGAAGCATTAAGTTGGAAGGTTTAGACAAACAATACTTCATTTTCACTAATCAATTAGGTTacctaaaaaaaatataatcaaTTCAATTTAATGTTAAGAATTAAAGACATATTATTGAGTATAATTTGCATCTATGAATCCAATAAAATTCTAGTGGGAATTTGCTTAAATTGAAGCCCAAATTTTGGAAGGTCAATTATATACAAATTAAAAAGTGCCAGCCAAATATTGACCTTAATACCATTCTTCaccctttttttctcttttttttttttcttggcatCCTAGTCCCCTTCtcattgtcttttttttttttttctttttactaaatGGTTCAAAATTTgcaattaagaaaagaaaataaataaatataataaaatatatcaataaactataacatttataaaattcagcaaaattttattagtttctatcatgtttctaaaataaaattttgctatatttaaaaataatttcaacaattacccttaacaataattttcttttttttttcttcttttattaatCCCCGATTATCAAAAATAATCTTATAAAATGCACAAGAAATATACAAAAATTTTGTGAATAACATTAGCAATTTGAAATACAttgtttttctttcattttttttttgccaggtagtttattattattaattttgtttttaaaaaaaaaggtaaaagaaacaagaaaatatatatcaataaaaattatatttttaatttaaaaaaaaaaaaaaaaaaaaaaaactatcatcaaacactctttttcttttttctttatttttaggAAAGAAACTTTttctaaaggaaaaaaattcaaaatttgacaaaaaaaaacaaagaagaagaataagaatcCAAAATACAATAAACACCAATTACCCACAAGCAttcaagttttctttttcccctTAAAAACAAATGAAACAAATTCTGAGGGAAAAAAAGGTTGAAGAAAGGTAAAATGGAAAAGAACATTTCCCAAATAATGACATTTCTCTAAATCAAATCTCTCCAACATTATTCCATTCCTTATGCTTTTTGATTTAAACCACAAAAAGTAACACAATTCATACAGATTTCCATATTAATTCCGCAATCAAATGCATGCAAATCAAGCAAAGAATCAGAATAATCGACACCCATTTCAAGAAGtttattcaaaaagaaaaaagaacagagaGAGATTGAGGAAGAACAAGAGAAAGAGGTGTAACGAACCTGTGATAAGATACATAGA encodes:
- the LOC103487062 gene encoding xyloglucan O-acetyltransferase 3, with protein sequence MKFSSSHLGEKSHHNRHSQREKWGWFSPLLWSFLGMTAIVSFFFFFFFSSLSPPNPFLVLRPKLLGLQSVHDHDPIASPPKEKQRCNLLKGNWVKDVKGAATYTNWSCPTIPESKNCFKQGRKDSDFVNWRWKPDECELPRFDPMAFLHLLRGKKLAFIGDSVARNHMESLLCILSQVETPEDVYKDSEDRFRRWYFPKSEVTLMMLWTKFLVAGEERVLNGTGTGVFDLQFDKLDDGWTRHLPDIDYAIISNGHWFFRVLYLHEEDTKIGKCIYCSDPNITNYDPDFALKMAFRAALKYINNCKSCGKLVTFVRTFSPAHFENGVWNTGGYCNRTRPSSAKDINLESFDWKMREVQIEEIEKAKQEAEARRRFEVIDVTMAMMMRADGHPGEFWGNKWMKGYNDCVHWCLPGPIDAWNDLLMALITKEAAMDS
- the LOC103487178 gene encoding LOW QUALITY PROTEIN: alpha-dioxygenase PIOX (The sequence of the model RefSeq protein was modified relative to this genomic sequence to represent the inferred CDS: inserted 12 bases in 7 codons; deleted 3 bases in 3 codons; substituted 7 bases at 7 genomic stop codons), coding for MLPMMLKPIKAISLLVIRLFVHKDFHELARRMTVLDIYLFLVTIFVFNXNFLWRISSFIAPFFNHQRYNLYKVGKTTSIEVQSNPKDCLYRTPDEKYTDPFDDXTFFDRNVHPVDQYETLLKLEPLVVATKLXGKQLNVIAASXIQFVVHNXMDHLEDTKQVELMTPPEVAKDCSLKSFKFLKTKENPPNLFDNRSGSIDIRTSWWDGSVLYGSNEEKLKKVRTYKDGKLRMEDDNLLPHDKDGITISGDVRNSWAGVSTLQAIFIKEHNAVCDALKKKKCDLKDEELYRXAXLVTSAVIAKVHTMDSTIQLIITVVFLILKRYGLLGKKFKDKFGEVGGSILEGXLVGLKKPNNHGVTYSFTEXFTGVYRXHQLLLDSFYLRDVTVDPDHNKISTIIEYVPMANMIGHKGEXMGFTALLVSMGHQASGALEXLFNYPLWLRNLIAHDMENKDRPDHIDLAALEVYRDRERRVVRYNDFHRGLFLIPISKWEDLTDSXKTIEVLREVYDDDMEKLGILVGLMAEKKIKGFAINETAFISFLLIALRSRDSFFTCYYNEETCTKKGLEWVKTTKDIIKRHHXKKWINLSSAFRVWDSPPNKSNHVPLYLRILHRVLFFFFQPYAWSCYCRVFFYFSFMFLA